The genomic stretch CGGGAGAAGACCGCGCACATGTTCAGGAGCTGGTTTCCTTCCTCCGAGGGCTTCGAGGCGGCGTTTCTCATCTTTATATAGCCGGAGATCTCTTCGACTTCTGGTTCGAATACCGGAGCGCGGTTCCGGCCATCGCGCCGCAGGTGGTATTCGAGCTCTATAACCTGGTACAGGCAGGAACCAGTGTCACTCTTCTGGCGGGGAATCATGATTACTGGTTTGGACCCTATCTGCGGGATGAAGTGGGGCTGAATCTCCATCATGATGCTCTGATTGTCGAGCACCAGAGATTAAGGCTCTATCTTCATCATGGCGATGGGCTTTATCCCGGGGATTATGGATACCGCTTTCTTAAGAGGATTGTGCGCAGCAAATTATCCATCGCTCTCTTTTCCCTGATCCATCCCGACCTGGCGCGGCGAATTGCGGAAATAACATCCAAAACGTCCCGCCAATACCTTGCTCCCCCTCCCGGAAGAGACGAATGGTACGCCGGACTTTTCCGTACCATCGCCGATCAGCGACTCAGTGAAGGCTATGATGCGGTAATTTACGGACATTCCCATGTACCTCTTATCGATGATCGTGAAAAAGGGAAATTGATACTCCTCGGCGACTGGATCACACACGAGACCTATGTGCTGCTGGAAAACGGAAATTTCACTCTCCATTCCTGGAAAAAGCAAGGAGCAAAATTGACTGTCTGAACCACTGATGCGCATGATGAAAATGATAAAAGATGATAAAAGAATCTTTCATCACAGAGCCTTTTGCAATTGGCTCGTATAAAACGACTTTTGCAATTAGCTCATCTTTTATCACAATCATCACACGAATCAGTGGTTCAGACAATCTTTTTATCTGTTTTT from Candidatus Latescibacter sp. encodes the following:
- a CDS encoding UDP-2,3-diacylglucosamine diphosphatase, yielding MQLHTRTLPDRIVFIADAHLGMPGEDRAHVQELVSFLRGLRGGVSHLYIAGDLFDFWFEYRSAVPAIAPQVVFELYNLVQAGTSVTLLAGNHDYWFGPYLRDEVGLNLHHDALIVEHQRLRLYLHHGDGLYPGDYGYRFLKRIVRSKLSIALFSLIHPDLARRIAEITSKTSRQYLAPPPGRDEWYAGLFRTIADQRLSEGYDAVIYGHSHVPLIDDREKGKLILLGDWITHETYVLLENGNFTLHSWKKQGAKLTV